The DNA sequence CGCCCGTGACCCTGGGCCAGGAGTTCGGCGGCTACGCGGCCGCGGTGCGCTACGGCGTCGAACGCCTTCAGGCGGCGCTGCCGCGCGCGGCCGAGGTGCCGCTGGGCGGCACCGCCGTCGGCACGGGCATCAACACCCCCGCCGGATTCCCGCAGCGCGTCATCGAGCTGCTGCGCGAGGACACAGGCCTGCCGCTGACCGAGGCGCGCGACCACTTCGAGGCGCAGTCGGCGCGCGACGGGCTCGTGGAGCTCTCGGGCGCTCTGCGCACCATCGCGGTGTCCCTGACCAAGGTCTGCAACGACCTGCGCTGGATGGGCTCGGGCCCCAACACGGGCCTGGGCGAGATCTTCCTGCCCGACCTGCAGCCGGGCAGCTCGATCATGCCGGGCAAGGTCAACCCCGTGGTGCCCGAGGCGGTGCTCATGGTGTGCGCGCGGGTGATCGGCAACGACGCGACGGTCGCGTGGGCCGGGGCGTCGGGCACGTTCGAGCTCAACGTGCAGATCCCCGTGATCGCACAGGGTGTGCTCGAGTCGATCCGGCTGCTGGCCAACGCCTCGCGCGTGCTCGCGGACAAGACCGTCGCGGGCATCACGGCGAACGTCGCCAAGGCGCGCGCCTACGCCGAGTCGTCGCCGTCGATCGTCACGCCGCTCAACCGCGTGATCGGGTACGAGGCCGCCGCGAAGGTCGCCAAGCACGCCGTCAAGGAGGGCATGACGGTGCGCGAGGCCGTGGTGGCGCTCGGGTTCGTCGAGCGCGGTGAGGTCACGCAGGCGCAGCTCGACGCCGCGCTCGACGTGCTGTCGATGACGCGCCCGCCGCAGGCCTGACCGCCGCCGCCGCGCTGGTGGTTGAGCCCACCCCCGGTGGTTGAGCCTGTCGAAACCACCACCACGTCCCGGTCGCGTGGTTTCGACAGGCTCAACCACCGGGGCGGGGCGGGTTTCGACAGGCTCAACCACCGGGGCGGGGCGGGCTCAGTCGGCGGGGCGT is a window from the Xylanimonas ulmi genome containing:
- a CDS encoding class II fumarate hydratase produces the protein MTSDTAVDAFRIEHDTMGEVRVPAHALYRAQTQRAVENFPISGTPLERAHIEALARVKKAAARANAELGVLDQDVADAIVAAADAVAGGAYDGDFPIDVYQTGSGTSSNMNTNEVLATLATRSLGRDVHPNDHVNASQSSNDVFPTSVHVAATSGVVNDLVPALTHLAQTLGAKSEEFATVVKSGRTHLMDATPVTLGQEFGGYAAAVRYGVERLQAALPRAAEVPLGGTAVGTGINTPAGFPQRVIELLREDTGLPLTEARDHFEAQSARDGLVELSGALRTIAVSLTKVCNDLRWMGSGPNTGLGEIFLPDLQPGSSIMPGKVNPVVPEAVLMVCARVIGNDATVAWAGASGTFELNVQIPVIAQGVLESIRLLANASRVLADKTVAGITANVAKARAYAESSPSIVTPLNRVIGYEAAAKVAKHAVKEGMTVREAVVALGFVERGEVTQAQLDAALDVLSMTRPPQA